Proteins encoded by one window of Roseibium sp. Sym1:
- a CDS encoding LysR substrate-binding domain-containing protein, whose amino-acid sequence MNIPPGLKLRHIEAFLAVARSGTISAAARVRNVSQPALSKTVNELETILGTALFERTGRRAILTPAGEGFRAHALAALQSLEAGVRDLSGKVPVGLVKVGVLPTVAGGFFPTVALDYHRTHRDARVGIITGPNRYLLEMLRSGGIDFMVGRMPSAKNMPGLTFEHLYDEPVLLVARADHPALAMPAPKALTTFPLIAPNPGAIIRQIVDQYLVAQGLSGLVPAFETVALPLALSLVEQSDMLWFISRGVVERELRRGTLAAIELRSDYMAGSVGITRRFTFNEDSPADLLARLLHKRAEEMVG is encoded by the coding sequence ATGAATATACCACCTGGTTTGAAACTGCGCCATATCGAGGCGTTTCTAGCGGTCGCGCGGAGTGGCACGATTTCAGCTGCTGCGCGGGTGCGCAATGTCTCGCAGCCCGCATTGTCCAAAACGGTCAATGAGCTCGAAACCATTTTAGGGACAGCGCTATTCGAACGGACCGGAAGGCGCGCAATCCTTACGCCGGCAGGAGAGGGCTTTCGCGCGCATGCATTGGCCGCGCTACAGAGTCTTGAGGCGGGGGTGCGCGATCTTTCGGGAAAAGTTCCGGTCGGATTGGTCAAAGTCGGGGTGTTGCCCACGGTTGCGGGGGGATTTTTTCCAACGGTTGCACTGGATTATCATCGCACGCATCGGGATGCGCGGGTTGGAATCATCACCGGGCCTAACCGCTATTTGTTGGAGATGCTGCGATCGGGGGGGATTGACTTCATGGTTGGGCGAATGCCGTCAGCCAAGAACATGCCGGGCCTGACCTTCGAACATCTTTATGACGAGCCGGTACTCCTCGTGGCGCGGGCCGATCATCCCGCGCTGGCAATGCCCGCGCCAAAGGCGCTGACCACTTTTCCGCTGATAGCCCCGAACCCCGGAGCGATCATCCGACAGATCGTGGATCAGTATCTGGTCGCGCAGGGACTGAGCGGGCTTGTTCCGGCCTTCGAGACGGTGGCCCTTCCCTTGGCGCTGTCTCTGGTCGAACAATCCGACATGCTGTGGTTTATCTCGCGCGGGGTCGTTGAGCGCGAATTGCGGCGGGGCACGCTAGCGGCAATCGAACTCAGGTCGGACTATATGGCTGGTTCGGTAGGGATTACGCGCAGGTTCACCTTCAACGAAGACAGCCCCGCCGATTTATTGGCGAGGCTGTTGCACAAGCGTGCGGAGGAAATGGTCGGCTGA
- a CDS encoding TRAP transporter small permease: MISGVVMALMVAHVVLDVSLRYVIGVPLAGTTEIVSRYYMVTLIFLPIAFVQITDQHISASLISDMLSTRSRFLLDCLTSLLMAVFAMLLAWCAGAEALRATEITEQIQTPSYFLPTWPARWIPVLALSLVVIVSVLNLVMQMVRFITYGSAKATVSGADKAKVLSQ; encoded by the coding sequence ATGATTTCCGGTGTCGTAATGGCGCTGATGGTGGCGCATGTCGTTCTAGACGTAAGCTTGCGCTATGTAATCGGCGTTCCGCTGGCGGGCACGACCGAGATTGTGTCGCGCTATTACATGGTTACGCTGATCTTTTTGCCGATCGCTTTTGTTCAGATCACTGACCAGCACATCAGCGCAAGCCTGATCAGCGATATGTTGTCAACAAGATCGCGCTTTTTGCTCGACTGTCTGACTTCGCTATTGATGGCGGTCTTCGCGATGTTGCTTGCTTGGTGCGCGGGGGCCGAAGCATTGCGCGCAACCGAAATCACCGAACAGATCCAGACACCATCCTATTTTTTGCCGACTTGGCCCGCGCGCTGGATTCCGGTTCTGGCGTTATCGCTGGTCGTTATCGTCTCGGTCCTGAACCTTGTGATGCAGATGGTTCGGTTCATCACCTACGGATCCGCGAAGGCGACCGTTTCTGGAGCCGACAAAGCGAAAGTACTGTCCCAATGA
- a CDS encoding hydantoinase B/oxoprolinase family protein — protein MKEKTFSLRTDSAQLDIFVQRFRSIAEEMGYSLQRTGHTAFVNETADLGVALVTRDGEIFGYPHSIGITMFANLNFKKTIDSIGSFEPGDIVVCNDPYASGGLSSHLPDISVLAPIYAGTKLICFAYAYVHSTDVGGRVAGSLSPSSYEIYQEGIRIPPSHLYKAGKLNEELLHLILCNCRVPNDNWGDLKAMVTALRVAQHRMTECFEKYSVDGVVLAMEDVLNYSEMRARAVIEGIPDGTYRFSDYLDDDVISEIPIKFCVALTVAGDEITIDFTGSDTQLRTAFNIYSDGKAHPWLVYTIMFVLLTIDRDIPVNAGLMRSVNVIAQPGSVVNCQAPAAVGLRTTTGVRVQDAIRGALAQALPKVIPAAGAGYIAPIVFTEPNLAEGGLKVNVLEPLVGGTGAHEDGDGLNARDVVDIANLRNSPLEVVESTSGVRILNYALRPDSGGAGKYRGGLGIIFDFEVLQHDCLVTARGQERHRFSPWGLLGGCCGEMAGVFIRRAGTKDFQPLAKIDSLNVNCGDVIRVLTPGGGGYGSPQDRDPAKVLHDVGNGLVSEKAARETYKVVIEDGALDLAGTERLRNELGSREAPAIFSFGPEREAYEAVWSEEAWSRLITNIFTLPIPLRASIRGRVWAAARRRAEETGKSLSAADIDDCWLETVPAGLLNERAAAAGFSNCEVKVPAE, from the coding sequence ATGAAAGAAAAAACGTTTTCTCTGCGCACCGATTCAGCCCAACTTGATATCTTCGTCCAGCGGTTCCGATCAATCGCCGAAGAAATGGGATATTCGCTTCAACGGACCGGGCACACGGCGTTTGTAAATGAAACCGCTGATCTAGGTGTTGCTCTGGTAACCCGCGATGGCGAGATTTTCGGTTATCCTCACAGCATTGGCATCACGATGTTTGCCAATCTGAACTTCAAGAAGACGATCGACAGCATCGGCAGTTTCGAACCGGGCGATATCGTCGTCTGCAACGATCCATACGCGAGCGGCGGCCTGTCTTCACATCTGCCCGACATCAGCGTTTTGGCTCCAATCTATGCTGGCACAAAGCTGATCTGCTTTGCCTACGCCTACGTCCATTCGACCGATGTGGGAGGGCGTGTTGCCGGGAGCCTTTCGCCGTCGAGTTACGAGATCTATCAGGAAGGGATCCGGATCCCTCCATCCCATCTCTACAAGGCAGGCAAGCTGAACGAAGAACTCTTGCACCTGATCCTGTGCAATTGCCGGGTTCCGAACGACAACTGGGGCGATCTGAAGGCGATGGTTACCGCGCTTCGTGTCGCCCAGCACCGGATGACTGAATGCTTCGAGAAATACAGCGTCGACGGCGTTGTGCTCGCGATGGAAGATGTGCTGAATTACAGTGAAATGCGAGCCCGTGCGGTAATTGAAGGTATTCCCGACGGTACGTACCGTTTTTCAGACTATCTGGATGACGATGTCATCTCAGAAATTCCGATCAAATTCTGTGTCGCGTTAACCGTAGCCGGCGACGAGATCACAATAGATTTTACCGGCAGCGATACCCAGTTAAGAACCGCCTTCAATATCTATTCGGACGGGAAGGCGCATCCTTGGTTGGTGTATACGATAATGTTCGTATTGCTGACGATCGATCGCGACATTCCCGTCAACGCAGGTCTGATGCGATCGGTGAACGTGATTGCTCAACCCGGGTCGGTTGTGAACTGTCAGGCACCTGCAGCGGTCGGGCTGCGAACGACAACCGGGGTGCGGGTGCAGGACGCCATTCGCGGCGCGCTGGCGCAGGCCTTGCCGAAAGTCATTCCGGCGGCGGGTGCGGGCTACATCGCGCCGATCGTCTTCACCGAGCCGAATTTGGCCGAAGGCGGCCTGAAGGTGAATGTGCTGGAGCCGCTGGTTGGTGGCACAGGCGCACACGAGGATGGCGATGGGTTGAACGCGCGCGATGTGGTGGACATCGCAAATTTGCGCAACAGTCCCCTCGAGGTGGTCGAAAGCACTTCGGGCGTTCGTATTCTGAACTATGCGCTGCGGCCGGATTCAGGCGGCGCGGGCAAATATCGCGGCGGCCTGGGCATCATCTTTGATTTCGAGGTTCTCCAGCATGACTGTCTCGTAACCGCTCGCGGGCAGGAGCGGCATCGGTTCAGCCCATGGGGTTTATTGGGCGGCTGCTGCGGCGAAATGGCCGGCGTATTCATCCGGCGAGCTGGAACAAAGGATTTCCAGCCTCTCGCCAAGATCGACTCGCTCAACGTGAATTGCGGTGACGTTATTCGGGTCCTTACGCCGGGCGGCGGCGGGTACGGGTCTCCGCAAGACCGCGATCCGGCCAAGGTTTTACATGACGTAGGGAACGGGCTGGTCTCCGAGAAGGCGGCCAGGGAAACATACAAGGTCGTTATCGAGGACGGGGCGCTCGACCTGGCTGGGACTGAACGGCTGAGGAACGAGCTGGGTTCTCGGGAGGCTCCAGCCATTTTCAGTTTCGGGCCGGAACGCGAGGCGTATGAAGCTGTCTGGAGCGAAGAAGCATGGTCGCGCCTGATAACCAACATCTTCACCCTTCCGATCCCTCTGCGCGCTTCTATTCGTGGCCGTGTCTGGGCAGCCGCGCGTCGGCGTGCAGAAGAGACCGGCAAATCGCTGAGCGCAGCCGATATCGACGATTGCTGGTTGGAAACCGTCCCGGCAGGTCTGCTCAACGAGCGCGCCGCAGCTGCCGGTTTCAGCAATTGTGAAGTAAAGGTGCCGGCAGAGTGA
- a CDS encoding aldehyde dehydrogenase family protein: MDTLNLDANLKLSKQADLYYGGAWVPPVEGSYEQTLNPGTGQPIGMVATASRADVDRAVAEALKGFHEWRDVLPLERARILKEIATLLRKHGDELALIDAANCGNPYTEMRGDAAIAAAQMDFFAGLVTEMKGDTIPMGPDRVNMTSRQPLGVVARILAFNHPFMFCGGKMAAPLAAGNAVIIKPPVQAPLSALRLAEIVEGLLPKGTFSVLPGGVEAGAGLAEHPGVAKVTLIGSVPAGRAVMRSASATVKPVLLELGGKNALIAYPDSDPKKIADAIVAGMNFGWCGQSCGSTSRAFVHEDIHDEVVSLLAKAVERYKPGVPTDPTTTMGAIVSRTQFDRVLSFIESAVNEGARTVTGGHAVTDGALAEGCFIAPTIFADVTPDMRIAREEIFGPVLAIRKWSDEVEMLREVNALELGLTCAIWTRDLATAHRTAARVEAGFVWVNEVGRHFLGAPFGGVKQSGIGREEGIGELISFTHEKNIHINLLGQ, translated from the coding sequence ATGGACACCTTGAACCTTGACGCGAACCTGAAGCTCTCGAAACAGGCCGATCTTTATTACGGTGGCGCATGGGTTCCACCGGTCGAAGGCAGCTACGAACAAACGCTGAATCCGGGAACCGGCCAGCCGATTGGCATGGTCGCCACCGCGAGTCGTGCCGATGTCGATAGAGCGGTGGCGGAAGCGCTCAAAGGGTTCCATGAATGGCGTGATGTTTTGCCCCTGGAGCGGGCACGGATCCTGAAGGAAATTGCTACCCTTCTCCGTAAGCATGGAGACGAACTCGCACTGATCGACGCCGCGAATTGCGGGAATCCCTATACGGAAATGCGCGGGGATGCCGCGATTGCGGCGGCTCAAATGGACTTTTTTGCAGGCCTCGTGACCGAGATGAAAGGCGACACGATTCCGATGGGGCCGGACCGCGTCAACATGACATCGCGCCAGCCGCTCGGCGTGGTCGCACGTATCCTTGCCTTCAATCATCCTTTCATGTTCTGCGGCGGTAAGATGGCTGCGCCCCTTGCGGCGGGCAATGCCGTTATCATCAAGCCGCCGGTGCAAGCGCCTCTCTCGGCTCTTCGCCTCGCCGAAATCGTTGAAGGGTTGTTGCCGAAGGGCACCTTCAGCGTTTTGCCTGGCGGTGTTGAAGCCGGTGCGGGTTTGGCCGAGCATCCAGGCGTGGCCAAGGTAACGCTGATTGGTTCGGTGCCGGCCGGGCGCGCGGTGATGCGCAGTGCGAGCGCCACAGTTAAACCTGTCCTGCTGGAATTGGGCGGCAAGAATGCCTTGATCGCCTATCCGGACAGCGATCCCAAGAAGATCGCCGATGCGATCGTTGCCGGAATGAACTTTGGCTGGTGCGGACAGTCATGCGGTTCGACCAGCAGAGCCTTTGTTCATGAAGACATTCACGACGAGGTCGTTTCTCTCCTGGCTAAAGCAGTCGAGCGTTACAAGCCGGGCGTCCCGACCGATCCGACGACAACCATGGGAGCTATTGTCAGCCGAACTCAATTCGATCGCGTGCTGAGCTTCATCGAGTCGGCCGTGAACGAGGGCGCGCGTACGGTGACGGGCGGGCACGCGGTGACCGATGGCGCTTTGGCCGAGGGTTGTTTCATCGCGCCGACGATCTTCGCCGATGTGACACCGGACATGAGGATCGCTCGCGAAGAAATATTTGGTCCTGTACTGGCTATTCGGAAGTGGAGCGACGAAGTCGAAATGCTGAGAGAGGTCAATGCGCTCGAGCTTGGCCTGACCTGCGCAATATGGACACGCGATCTCGCTACCGCGCATCGAACGGCTGCACGCGTCGAGGCAGGCTTTGTCTGGGTCAACGAGGTCGGCCGCCATTTCCTGGGGGCTCCCTTCGGTGGGGTGAAGCAATCCGGTATCGGACGGGAAGAAGGGATCGGAGAGCTGATTTCCTTCACTCACGAAAAGAACATCCACATCAATTTGCTGGGCCAATAA
- a CDS encoding hydantoinase/oxoprolinase family protein, translating into MSEDCFQLGIDIGGTFTDLSLLSHDGSASHAHKVASTPSSPSKAVARGISELMASIGRPADAITYFVHGQTIALNAVLERRGARGALIVSQGNRDILEIARLRKPDIFNLKAALPDAIVARQDVFEILARGDDEDFSVADDAIEATISSLPAEIESVAICLLGSYRGPAVEKKIADRLREVRPELYISCSSDLWPEIREYERASVASLNAYVQPIMSRYVDDLSIDTQRVGLDTALQITQSNGGILSASSAKVKPVNTMLSGPASGVVGAAYVAALSGICDAVTLDIGGTSADFSIIRDREPVYSTDAAVGDFPIVMPTVDVFAVGAGGGSIAWFDPFGILKLGPQSAGADPGPACYDRGGTETTVTDAYLVAGYIDPDKFAAGNLPLKRENALAAVGRIASRLDCSVEAASEAILRLATATMTSAILPMMTKRGLDPRDFTLISFGGAGPTHACLLAEEVGIKQILVPRSPGTMCALGATIADYQYNFIRSLRRPLA; encoded by the coding sequence GTGAGCGAAGACTGTTTCCAGCTCGGAATCGATATCGGTGGCACCTTTACGGACCTCAGCCTGTTGTCTCATGACGGCAGCGCATCGCACGCTCACAAGGTCGCAAGCACGCCGAGTTCTCCGTCGAAAGCCGTGGCACGCGGCATCAGCGAATTGATGGCTTCGATCGGCCGGCCGGCGGATGCGATCACCTATTTCGTGCACGGCCAGACGATCGCGCTGAACGCGGTCCTGGAGCGGCGCGGCGCGCGAGGTGCGCTGATCGTCAGCCAGGGAAATCGAGATATCCTGGAAATTGCCAGGCTGCGAAAGCCTGACATCTTTAATCTGAAGGCCGCGCTGCCGGATGCCATAGTCGCGCGGCAGGACGTGTTTGAGATCCTGGCGCGTGGGGATGACGAGGACTTCTCGGTTGCCGATGACGCGATAGAGGCGACGATCTCGAGCCTGCCCGCCGAGATAGAAAGTGTCGCGATCTGCCTTTTGGGGTCTTACAGAGGCCCGGCGGTCGAAAAGAAGATCGCCGATCGGCTACGTGAGGTGCGGCCTGAGCTTTACATTTCGTGCTCATCCGACCTTTGGCCGGAAATCCGTGAATACGAGCGGGCAAGTGTAGCCTCGCTGAATGCATACGTTCAGCCGATCATGAGCCGCTATGTTGATGACCTGTCTATCGACACGCAGCGGGTGGGGCTCGATACCGCCTTGCAGATCACTCAGTCGAATGGCGGCATTCTCAGCGCGTCCAGCGCCAAGGTAAAACCCGTGAACACCATGCTGTCCGGACCTGCGTCAGGCGTGGTCGGCGCAGCCTATGTCGCGGCGCTGAGCGGCATTTGCGACGCGGTGACGCTGGACATCGGCGGCACCAGCGCCGATTTTTCAATCATTCGAGACCGGGAGCCGGTCTACTCCACCGATGCGGCGGTCGGCGATTTTCCAATCGTCATGCCAACGGTCGATGTTTTCGCAGTGGGAGCCGGGGGCGGCTCCATCGCATGGTTCGATCCGTTTGGAATCCTTAAATTGGGTCCGCAAAGTGCAGGCGCCGATCCGGGGCCAGCCTGTTACGACCGTGGCGGCACCGAGACGACAGTCACCGACGCTTACTTGGTTGCCGGCTACATTGACCCCGACAAATTCGCTGCGGGGAACCTGCCATTGAAGCGTGAGAACGCTTTGGCGGCGGTGGGTCGCATTGCCAGCCGACTGGACTGCTCTGTCGAAGCTGCGTCCGAGGCCATTCTGCGTCTGGCTACCGCCACGATGACCAGCGCAATTCTTCCGATGATGACCAAGCGGGGTTTGGATCCACGCGATTTCACGTTGATCTCTTTTGGCGGTGCCGGGCCGACGCATGCCTGCCTTTTGGCCGAAGAGGTCGGCATAAAACAAATTCTCGTGCCGCGATCGCCAGGCACCATGTGCGCTCTGGGAGCGACTATTGCTGACTATCAATATAACTTCATCCGAAGTTTGAGGCGTCCGCTGGCGTAA
- the nadC gene encoding carboxylating nicotinate-nucleotide diphosphorylase, which translates to MVRNAIMEDLGGAGDVTTRAVLPETTRYRAELKARQAAVVSGMQVAALTFRLIDPTLKIETVVADGSACKAGDTLLKVEGLASSILAAERVALNFAGRLSGTATLTAAYGQALEGTGARITCTRKTTPGMKLVEKLAVLHGGGHNHRFSLSDAILIKDNHIAAAGGIRPVLEAVKRSAGHMVVVEIEIDGLGQLDEVLEAGGADVILFDNMSTQDMAEAVRRIDDGRMKTEASGNVRIDRLQEIAATGVDYISSGALTHSAGTVDFGLDF; encoded by the coding sequence ATGGTCCGAAACGCCATCATGGAGGATCTAGGAGGCGCCGGCGACGTTACGACGCGTGCCGTTCTTCCGGAAACCACGCGTTATCGGGCCGAACTGAAAGCCAGGCAGGCCGCGGTTGTTTCCGGTATGCAAGTTGCAGCCCTGACGTTTCGTCTGATCGATCCCACCCTGAAGATTGAAACGGTCGTTGCGGACGGTTCCGCTTGCAAAGCCGGCGATACGCTTTTGAAAGTCGAGGGACTGGCGTCGTCGATCCTCGCTGCCGAGCGTGTGGCGCTGAACTTCGCGGGCCGACTTTCAGGGACGGCAACGCTTACAGCTGCATACGGGCAGGCTCTCGAAGGGACCGGAGCCAGAATAACGTGCACCCGAAAAACGACGCCAGGCATGAAGCTTGTCGAGAAGCTCGCTGTTCTTCACGGTGGAGGCCATAATCACCGGTTCTCATTATCGGACGCCATCCTGATCAAGGATAATCACATCGCCGCGGCCGGAGGAATCAGGCCGGTTCTGGAAGCGGTCAAGCGTTCTGCGGGGCATATGGTCGTTGTCGAGATCGAAATCGACGGGCTTGGGCAATTGGATGAAGTGTTAGAGGCAGGAGGCGCCGATGTCATTCTGTTTGACAACATGTCGACCCAGGACATGGCAGAGGCCGTGCGCCGGATAGACGACGGTCGGATGAAGACCGAAGCGAGCGGCAATGTACGCATCGACCGGCTGCAAGAGATCGCTGCAACGGGAGTTGATTACATATCATCGGGAGCGTTGACCCATTCGGCTGGCACGGTCGATTTCGGACTGGATTTCTGA